The following proteins come from a genomic window of Malus sylvestris chromosome 4, drMalSylv7.2, whole genome shotgun sequence:
- the LOC126619620 gene encoding probable WRKY transcription factor 74: MEEVEAANRAAVGSCHRVLNLLCKPKPWKNLQVETEVAVFKFKRVLSLLSHGRGRVRKLKKNLNPPPFPQNIFSDGPNYSDISPKPLQLLPPIFPKTPHTQKKFLGNPVPDANLKLPLQIPKTKTMMQHQEEREKLQFPPQQVKYQSEMVFSGIDSGINLAFDRSSSSFNPSMTSARSFMSCLSVGDGDEVNTGRDSFRLIDGVPWVSGQSSQQQRRCTGVVENGSVNCGGSGKCHHPKKRKLRVKRTFKVPAISDKTSDIPPDEFSWRKYGQKPIKGSPYPRGYYKCSSIRGCPARKHVERCFEDPAMLIVTYEGEHKHSQSAR; this comes from the exons atggaggaGGTTGAGGCAGCTAACAGAGCAGCAGTTGGGAGCTGCCACAGAGTTCTCAATCTCTTGTGCAAACCAAAACCATGGAAAAACCTGCAGGTGGAGACTGAGGTGGCAGTGTTCAAGTTCAAGAgagttctctctctcctcagccATGGAAGAGGAAGAGTGAGAAAGTTGAAGAAGAACCTAAACCCACCACCTTTCCCTCAAAATATCTTCTCAGATGGCCCTAATTATTCTGATATTTCACCAAAACCCCTCCAGTTACTCCCTCCTATTTTTCCTAAAACCccccacacacaaaaaaaatttctaggAAACCCAGTTCCGGATGCTAATCTCAAGCTTCCCCTCCAAATTCCCAAAACAAAAACTATGATGCAGCACCAGGAAGAGAGGGAAAAGTTGCAGTTTCCCCCCCAGCAGGTGAAATATCAGAGTGAAATGGTGTTTTCTGGGATAGACAGTGGCATCAACCTTGCATTTGATAGGTCTAGCTCTAGCTTCAACCCCTCCATGACATCAGCCAGATCGTTCATGTCATGTTTGAGCGTAGGCGACGGCGATGAGGTCAACACCGGCAGAGATTCTTTTCGGTTGATCGATGGCGTGCCTTGGGTTTCCGGTCAGAGTTCGCAGCAGCAAAGGAGGTGCACTGGTGTGGTGGAAAATGGGAGTGTGAATTGCGGCGGCAGTGGTAAATGCCACCATCCCAAGAAGAG GAAACTGAGGGTGAAAAGAACTTTTAAGGTCCCTGCCATCAGTGACAAGACTTCAGACATTCCTCCTGATGAGTTTTCGTGGCGGAAATACGGGCAGAAGCCGATCAAGGGCTCCCCGTACCCAAG GGGATACTACAAATGTAGCAGCATAAGAGGGTGTCCTGCGAGGAAACATGTAGAGAGATGCTTTGAAGACCCTGCTATGCTCATAGTCACCTACGAAGGCGAGCATAAGCATTCCCAATCCGCCCGCTGA
- the LOC126619621 gene encoding 40S ribosomal protein S15-4, with amino-acid sequence MADVEADVAAAGVPKKRTFKKFSFRGVDLDALLDMSTDELVKLFPARARRRFQRGLKRKPMALIKKLRKAKREAPPGEKPEPVRTHLRNMIIVPEMIGSIIGVYNGKTFNQVEIKPEMISHYLAEFSISYKPVKHGRPGIGATHSSRFIPLK; translated from the exons ATG GCGGATGTGGAGGCAGACGTTGCGGCGGCAGGAGTCCCAAAGAAGAGGACGTTCAAGAAGTTCAGCTTCAGAGGCGTAGATTTGGATGCGCTTCTCGATATGTCGACTGATGAGCTTGTCAAGCTCTTCCCTGCCAGGGCTCGCAGAAG GTTCCAGAGAGGTTTGAAGAGAAAGCCAATGGCTTTGATCAAGAAGCTTCGCAAAGCT AAAAGGGAGGCCCCACCTGGTGAGAAACCGGAGCCTGTTAGAACTCACCTCAGGAACATGATCATCGTACCTGAAATGATTGGTAGCATCATTGGTGTGTACAACGGCAAGACCTTCAACCAGGTTGAGATCAAGCCTGAGATGATCAGTCATTATCTTGCTGAGTTCTCCATAAGTTACAAGCCTGTCAAGCACGGAAGGCCCGGTATTGGTGCCACTCACTCTTCCAGGTTCATTCCCCTCAAGTGA
- the LOC126619821 gene encoding histone H1.2-like, whose translation MTGTDVSAAKAKKARSPPAHPPFVEMITVAIVALKERTGSSQYAITKFVEEKHKNLPPTFRKLLLYHLKKLVAAGKLVKVKNSFKLPPVRGAAPVKEKTAAAPKPKKAAVVAKPKTKAAAKPKAKVASKPKSKAVAAKPKSKAAAAKPKSAAAKPKVKKAAAPAKPAAKAARTSTRTSPGKKVDVKSKAKAKKPVAPARAVRKPKSVKSPVKRKAPARKAKK comes from the exons ATGACTGGAACTGACGTCTCCGCCGCCAAGGCCAAGAAGGCGAGGTCTCCGCCCGCACACCCGCCGTTCGTCGAG ATGATCACGGTGGCGATTGTGGCGCTGAAGGAGAGGACGGGGTCGAGCCAGTACGCGATCACCAAGTTCGTGGAGGAGAAGCACAAGAATCTGCCGCCGACCTTCAGGAAGCTTCTGCTCTACCATTTGAAGAAGCTCGTGGCTGCCGGAAAGCTCGTCAAGGTGAAGAACTCGTTCAAGCTGCCTCCGGTTCGCGGCGCCGCTCCGGTGAAAGAGAAGACGGCCGCTGCACCGAAGCCTAAGAAGGCGGCGGTGGTCGCCAAGCCGAAGACCAAAGCGGCTGCGAAGCCCAAGGCGAAGGTTGCGTCCAAGCCCAAGTCGAAAGCGGTTGCTGCTAAACCCAAGTCGAAAGCGGCTGCTGCTAAACCCAAGTCGGCAGCTGCGAAGCCAAAGGTGAAGAAGGCGGCGGCGCCGGCCAAGCCTGCTGCCAAGGCGGCGAGAACATCGACGAGGACGTCGCCGGGGAAGAAGGTGGACGTGAAGTCTAAGGCTAAGGCGAAGAAGCCGGTGGCTCCGGCGAGAGCTGTGAGGAAGCCGAAGAGTGTGAAGTCTCCGGTGAAGAGGAAGGCTCCGGCGAGGAAGGCGAAGAAGTGA